CAGGCCGAGCGCGCCGCCACCGAGGCGATGAAGGCCCGGCGCGTACCACCAGCACATTCGAACGAACCGGCAGCGCCGGCAGTTACTCTACGCTTTTCGGCCCGATCCTCGCGGTCATCTTATCCGGCTGGCGTAGGCTACGCCTACTACACGTTTGAGTACGCGCGGCCCCGCGCGCCTGGCCCGTGGCCCGCGTGCCAGGCCAGGCGATCACCGCCTCCGGTGTTCAGCCAGCGGCTGCGGTACTTTCCGGCGGCAGGTGTTGAACAACGTCCGGCGGCTCGTCGGCGCCAGTCCAGACGGACGACAAGTCGTTTATCACGCAGTACGCGAACGGCCAGCGTTCGGGGTCGTGCAGTCGACGCTCGACGGCGCTGATCGACGAAGTGCTCATCCAGAAGGAAGCCGGGGCGCGCGGCGTGACCGTCGCGGACCAGGAGGTCCCGACAGGATCTGCCGCCAGCTGCAGACAAGCCACCAAGATCACGAGCCCGAGCGACGCCACGGCCACCGCCGCGGCCGCCGAATGGAGGCGTGACCGCCACCGATGCGGTGACGACGACCGACGCGATCACGACGACCGACCCGTGAGCGAGACCGTCGCGGGCGCGCCGGCGACACCGACGGTTACGGCGAAGCCCGCGTGCGAGCTGTCCGAAGTCGAGGTTCAATCGTGCGTTCGACGAAAATCTACAAGTGCGTCTGACGAGGCCGGGATGACGCGCGCCGCATGCGACAATCTGGTGCAGGATGAACCTCACCCGAAGCGCTCAGCAAAGACGATCGGCTCCGAGATCGACGATCTCGGAGCAGGTCGGGAGATCGAGTACCTGGTGTTCAACGGTTTCGGCAGCTGCCACCCGAGCACGCCGCGGCGCTCGCGGCCGCCAAATGGGGCACCTCATCAACGCCCTGCTGACCCAGTACGGCCGCGCGCCGTGGACGATGAGACCGCCAGCAGCCCGACCTCCGCGCTGACCGAGACGGTATCGGCGGACGGAGCGACCGCGACGTTCCAGGCCAGACCAGCCTCCGCCGGGAGCCACCGACGGTGACGACCGCCACCAGCGCCACGGCGTCGACGGGTGCGACGGGCGCGCTGAGCGACACCGCTGCAGCGGCACCGCCCACCCCAGCGCCCTTGCCGACGACCGCGCCGGACCCGTATGCGGTTGGCAGCGAAGAGCCCGACGGCAGAGACGTAGTACACGAAGGAGTCGATGAAGACCGAGCTCGGCTTCATCGACGCCGATATCGACAAGATCTTCGCGCTTGCCGCCGGCAAAGGCGGCGGATGCGCTCATCAGGGCAGCCAAGGCAACTATCGACCATCGTCTGAAGGACGCCGAGCGGGAACTCCCGGAGACCGAACCTCCAAGACGAAGCGCGACGGCGCGCTCAGGAATGGCTGAAGAAGACCGGACCGAGAAGTCGGCGGAGATCAGCAAGTTCCGTTGGACGTCCACACGCCGCCGGAGCCGCAGTAGGTACATCCGACGGCTTCACGGAGATCATGGGCACCGCCGACACACAGCCGCCGCTCGACGTCGCCTCGATGTTGGCCCCGCAGCAGCCGGCCAGCGCCGGCTCCGTAGCACACCAAAGCTCCGTAGCGCCAGCTCCGTAGCACGCCAGCTCCGTGGCACGCCGTTCAGACGGCGTTCCGACTGGAGCCAGCATACCCATTCGACAGGCTGGCCGACCGTCAGCCAGGCCTGTGGGACTTTCCAGTCGAGGACATCGACCCGACGCATGCCACCGCTTTGAGGGCAACGTCTGGCCCCGACTATCGCCAGCGGCTGGAGGGAACGGCGGCCGCACTGTCGGCCAGTCGGAATCGGAACGGGTCGGGGACTTCGACCATGTCCCAGACGTTCAAGAACGTGTTCTTCTATATCGCCATCGTGCTGTTCCTGTTCGTCACGTGTTATCAAAGCTGGCGCGCAGCGGCAACACGCCCAAGCCGATCGATCTGACGGCCTGGCCGACACGATCGCCGAGGGCCACGTCAACCGGATCCAGGTCGAGCAGGACCAGCAGCGGATGCTCGTGTTCCTGGACAAGGCCGAGACGCCGGCCTGGATGGTGCGCAAGGAACGCTTGATCGCCGCCCGGCGCTGCTGCTCGACATCGGCGTCGCCCCAATATCTCGACAACGACGGCAGCGACGACGCCAGATCGAGGTGTTGCCGACGCGGGTGTTTGATCGGCTGCTCGGCGTGTTCATCCAGCTCGCGCCGCCCCTGTTGTTCGGCGCACTGCTCTTCTTCCTGTTCCGACAGGCTGGGGGGCGGGACGAACCAGGCGCTGCAGTTCGGCCCGCAGTCGCGCCCGCCTGCTCACGGGCGACACGCCGATGGTCACGTTCGATGACGTGGCGGGCGATGGTTGAGGGCGGCAAGAGGTCTCGAGATCGTCGAGTTCCTGCAGGAGCCCGAGAAGTTCATCACGCCGGGGCGCGGATCCCGCGGGCGTGCTGATGGTGGGCCCGCCGGCTGCGGAACAAGACGCTACTCGCCCGGCGCGATCGCCGGCGAGGCGGGCGTGCCGTTCTTCTCGATCTCGGCTCCGAGTTCGTGGAGATGTTTGTCGGCGTGGGCGCTTCACGCGTGCGCGACCTGTTCGAGCAGGCCAAGAAGCACAGCCCGTGCATCATCTTCATCGACGAGATCGACGCCGTCGGTCGGTCCGCGGCGCCGGGCTTGGCGGCAGCCATGACGAGCGCGAGCAGACGCTGAAACCAGATCCTCGTCGGGAAATGGACGGCTTCGGCACGGACACGAACATCATCGTCATCACGGCCACAAACCGGCCGGACATCCTCGACCCGGCGCTCCCCGGGCCGCTTCGATCGCTCAGGTGATCATCGACCGCCCGGACTGAAGGGCCGCCGGCCATCCTGGCCGTCCACACGCGCGGCAAGCCGATGGCGGCGGATATCGACCTCGACGCCGTCGCGCGCCGACGCCGGGCTTCGCCGGCGCCGACCTCGAGAATCTGATCAACGAGGGCGCGATCCTGGCGCGCCGCAACAGCCGCGCGATCTACATGCCCGACGTCCAGGAAGCGATCGAGAAGATCATCGCCGCCCGAGGCGCCGCCCACGGATCATCTCGGACAAGGAACGGAAGATATCGCCTACCACGAGGCGGGCCACGCGCTCCGTGATGGACAACCTGAAGCACTTGCGACCCGGTCCACAAGATCACGATCGTCCCCCGCGGCATGGCCTTGGGCTATACGATGAACCTCCGACCCACGACCGGACGATGTTCCAGCGTTCGAAGTTCGAGGACGACATCGCCGGTCTTTTCCCGGCGGCCGCGTCGCCGAGGAGTCGGTTCGACGAGGTCGCGACGGGCGCCTCGAACGACCTCGAGCGTGTGACGCGCATCGCCCGCGACATGGTGACGCGCTACGGCATGAGCGAGACGCTCGGTCCGCTGACGTACGGTGAGCGCGAGGAGATGGTTTCCTCGGCCGCGAGATCGGCGAGCACGTGAACTACAGCCAGGACGTCGCCGAGATGATCGACGCCGAGGTCCGCCGGATCGTCACGACGGCCCACAAGCGCGCGACGGACATCAAGACGCACATCGACAAGCTCCACGCCGTCAGCAAGCGGCTGATGGAGAAGGAGACGATCGACGCGGCGGAGTTCCAGGGCCGGTGGCGTAGCGCCAACGGATCGGTGCGGGTCCATTCATCCGTCTCAACCGCTTCCCCATCCCCACCACCTCGTCCACCGCGTACCCACCGCCCGATAGAACGCCATCGCCTCGTCGTTGCCCGTACGAACCTGCAGGTTGATCTTCCGGGCAGCCGACCGCGCGCATCCGCTCCTCGACCGCCGCCAGCATCGCCCGGCTGAATCCGCGGCCGCGGCAATCGGGGCCGACGCCGACGTAGTAGAGCCAGGCGCGGTGGCGCGTCGTAGCCGGTCATGACGGTGGCGACGACGCGGCCGCCATGGGCGCCGACGAGGAACCATTCGGCCCGCACGGCCGCCTTGCGGGCGATGTCTCGACGCGGGGTCGTTCCATGGGCGCGCCAGGTCGCGAGCGCTGCCAGAGCGTGACGACGGCGTCCTCGTCGTGGCGGGAGCGAAGGGGCGGATGACGAGGTTGGCGCGCCGTAGTCCGGACCCTGTCGCCGTCCATCGTCCTTCTACCGGGCGCCTGAGACGTCGTCGTCATTGCCCCTTCGGCCAAGCGGGGCGATCGTTCCCACGATCGCCGGCATCAGCTGCGATACCGCCCGCCCGCGGTGGCTCAGCGCATTCTTCTGAGCCGGTTCGAGCTCGGCCATCGTACGCGTTCCGGCCAGCCCGCCGTCCTCGACGAGGAAGACCGGGTCGTAGCCAAACCCGCCGTCGCCGCGCGGGGCGAAGGCGATGCGTCCCTCGACGGCGCCGGCGGCGGTCGCGATCGCGCCGACCGTAGAGCCGCGGTCCGGCGTCGCCCACGCCGCCACCGACCGGAAGCGCGCCGTTCGCCGCTCCGTCGGCACGCCGTCGAGGCGCGCCAAGAGCGCCGCCACCCGGTCGCCGTCGCTGCCCGGCACCCAGCGCGCCGAGCGCACGCCCGGCTCGCCGCCGAGCGCGTCGACCTCGAGGCCCGAGTCGTCGGCCAGCGCGGGCAGTCCGGTGGCCGCAGCGAACGCGCGCGCCTTGAGGACTCGCGTTCGCCTCGAACGTCGCGCCGTTCTCGACGACATCGAGGGCAAGTCCGACATCCGGGGGCGTCACGACGAGGACGTCCAGTTCGCCCAACAGGGCGCGCAGCTCCACGGACCTTGCCGGATTCGTCGTGGCGATGAGAGCCGAACCGTCATCGCCCGTCGTCAGGGGCGGCCGGGCCGCCGGCTTGACGCTCGCCGACGCCGGGGCGCTGGCCTCACGATAGATGCCGCGCGCCGCGATGTGCGACGCCACCGCTTCCGGCACGCGCCATCGGATGGACCGGCCTGCGGCCACGCGCTGCCGGATGTCGGTGGCCGACAGATCGACGAGCGGCGCGTCGACAAGCGTCCACCGGCCGAGGAGTGACGGCATGGACGCGGTGAGGGCGGTCAACCGCACGTCGCGCTCCTCGGAAGAGGCGGCGTAGCCAGGCGGTCGACGACCGCGAGCTGGGCCAGCGCGGCGATGCCGGACGGAGCGTGCCAGTTCGGAAGGTCGAGGAAGCTGTCGAGGCCGACGACGAAGTGGAGCTCGGCGTCCGGATGGGCTGCGCTCAGCGCGCGCAACGTGTCCACCGTGAAGCTCGGCGGCGGACGGTCGAGGTCGACGTGGTCGACGGCAAGCGATCATCGCCTGCCGTGGCCGCGTCGAGCATCGCCACCCGGTCCGCGTCGGATGCGGACGGATCGTCGGGCTTGCGCGGCGAGCGCTGCGCCGGGACGAACAGCAGCCGATCGAGGTCGAGGGCCTCGACGACGGCATCGGCCGCGATCAGATGGCCGATGTGAATCGGGTCGAACGTTCCACCGAACACGCCTAGGCGGATCTTCATGGGTCGTTTGTCACCCTCCTGTCGCGGTCACAGTTTAGCGCCGGGCGGCGCCGTACGTACATGCCGAACTTGTGAACCGAGGTCCGCCGCACGTCGTTCTCTCTGCGCTCGCGCCTGCGTCGCGCGACACGCGCCGCGATCGTCCGCCCATGGAGCGCCCCGCCATGCCCACTTCTCGCCCCGCCCCGCGTTCGTGGCCGGTGCCCTCCTCGCCGTCCCGCTCATGCTGCTCACCACCGCCTGCCGTCCCGATGTCGATCCGATCGACGATCGGATCGACCATGGCGGTGCTGCCGACGATGACGCCGCTCGGCGCGACGACGCGCACGGCATCGCCCAGGTCCACGTCCCGCCCGGCACGTTTCGGATGGGCACGTCGGCCGAGCAGGCCGGGGCGCTTTCGCCGCCCGGCTGGGCGGCCAAGGAGCTGGAATCCGAGCAGCCGCAGCACGACGTGCGGCTCAGCCGCGGGTTCTGGATCGATACGTTCGAGGTGACGAACGCGGCGTTCCAGGCCTTCGTCGATGCCGGCGGCTACGCGGACGACGCGCTCTGGTCGGCCGACGGTCTGAAGTGGCTGGACACGGTCCATCGCGACGAGCTGCCCGTCGACTGCGTGCCCGATGCGCTGCCGGACCACCCGCGCGTCTGCGTCACATGGCACGAGGCCGAGGCCTACGCCCGCTGGCGCGGCGGCCGGCTGCCGACCGAGGCCGAGTGGGAGCTCGCCGCCCGGGGACCGGAGTCGCGCGTATATCCGTGGGGTGACGCCTGGGATCCGGCGAAGGCGAACGTCGTCGACAGCGACGGCCTGACGGCCGTCGGCTCCTCCTCCCGGCGGGCGCAAGCTGGGTCAGCGCGCACGACATGGCGGGCAACGCCATGGAGTGGGTGGCGGACTGGCTGGATGGCGAATACTATGCGCAGATCATCGCCGCGGCGCAGGGCGGGGAGGTCGTCGATCCGACCGGGCCGGCGACAGGGGCGATCAAGATCGAGAAGGGCGGCTGGTGGGGCAGCGACCCGTTCGTCGCGCGCTGCGTACCGGCACTTCGAGGACGGGCGATCGTACCAGGACCACCACATCGGCTTC
The nucleotide sequence above comes from Candidatus Avedoeria danica. Encoded proteins:
- a CDS encoding AAA family ATPase, with amino-acid sequence MHHLHRRDRRRRSVRGAGLGGSHDEREQTLKPDPRREMDGFGTDTNIIVITATNRPDILDPALPGPLRSLR
- a CDS encoding AAA family ATPase, translated to MRNKTLLARRDRRRGGRAVLLDLGSEFVEMFVGVGASRVRDLFEQAKKHSPCIIFIDEIDAVGRSAAPGLAAAMTSASRR
- a CDS encoding adenylyltransferase/cytidyltransferase family protein — translated: MKIRLGVFGGTFDPIHIGHLIAADAVVEALDLDRLLFVPAQRSPRKPDDPSASDADRVAMLDAATAGDDRLPSTTSTSTVRRRASRWTRCAR
- a CDS encoding SUMF1/EgtB/PvdO family nonheme iron enzyme, whose product is MAGALLAVPLMLLTTACRPDVDPIDDRIDHGGAADDDAARRDDAHGIAQVHVPPGTFRMGTSAEQAGALSPPGWAAKELESEQPQHDVRLSRGFWIDTFEVTNAAFQAFVDAGGYADDALWSADGLKWLDTVHRDELPVDCVPDALPDHPRVCVTWHEAEAYARWRGGRLPTEAEWELAARGPESRVYPWGDAWDPAKANVVDSDGLTAVGSSSRRAQAGSARTTWRATPWSGWRTGWMANTMRRSSPRRRAGRSSIRPGRRQGRSRSRRAAGGAATRSSRAAYRHFEDGRSYQDHHIGFRVVTDDEPAE